CCTTTGTGAAGCAATCGAATCCGACGCCACCGGCAGCCGTGGTGTCGAGTCTCGGCCGAAGGAGAGGTAGAGCCATGAAATCAGGAATTCATCCGGACTATCACCCGGTGGTGTTCGAGGATGTGAGTACCGGCAAGCGGTTCCTCACCCGCTCGACGGCGACCGGCACCCGGACTGTCGATTGGTCCGATGGCAACAGCTATCCACTGATCACTGTCGATGTCACCTCGGACTCGCATCCGTTCTGGACCGGGGCGCATCGCGTCCTGGATACCCAGGGACGGGTGGAGAAGTTCGAACGCAAATACGGCAGGCGCACACCGCGCACCGGCTCCGCACGGGGGGAGAGCTGAGATGGCGGTGCCGAAGCGGCGGATGTCGCGTGCCAACACCCGCAGCCGTCGTTCGAACTGGAAGGCGAAACCTCCCGATCTGGTACCGATCAGTGTCGGAGGTGCCGTCTATCGGATTCCGCGTCGCCTGGTCGCCGGGGTCCGGCGCGGTGTGATCGATCCGACTCGGCTGTAGGGGAGGCGCTTTCGCCGCGTGCGGCGTCGAAGGCGGCCCGGCTGGACCGGATTCGATCGTGGTGCAGCCGGGCCCAGCCGACCACCGGTTCGACCGCGACCGCGAGTTCGTGCCCGATATCGGTGAGGGCGTACTCGACCTGCGGTGGGGAGGTGGCGAAAACGGTCCGGCTGATCAGGTCGTCGCGCAGTAGGTGCCGGGTGGTGAGGGTCAGCATGCGCTGGGAGATGTTCGGGATCGCCCGCTGGAGTTCGCGAAAGCGCCGGGGGCCCTTGTCCAGTTCCACCAGGATCAGCAGACTCCATCGGTCGCCGAGGCGTTCGAGCACCTCTTTGAGCCCGCAGTGCTCTCCGTCACAGGGTCCGTCGTGCGCGGCGGTGCCGGCCTGGTCGGTTACCTCGGTGTGCCCTGTTCCCATGAATGTGCCTCCTGTCGCACCCGGCTCAGCCTAGCCACGATGAGCGGGTGAGATCCCCGGCGCATGAGCGTGATTCGTCGGCGAGCGACGAAATGCTCTGCGGCGCGGCATATTCGATCGGACAGGAGGTGCGGGATGATCATGGTCACCGGGGCTGCGGGTGGACTGGGCGGTGCCGTACTCGCACGACTGCGTGCGGTGGGCGCCGAGGTGGTGGCGGGATCCAGCCGGCCGGACGGGGTGGAGTCTCCGGTTCGCCGAGTGGATTTCGACGATGTGGACACCATGACCGTGGCGATGACCGGCATTCGTACGCTGTTGCTCGTCTCGGCCGGGTTCGCCGAGGACGACGTCGTGATGCGGC
The genomic region above belongs to Nocardia spumae and contains:
- a CDS encoding type B 50S ribosomal protein L31, which gives rise to MKSGIHPDYHPVVFEDVSTGKRFLTRSTATGTRTVDWSDGNSYPLITVDVTSDSHPFWTGAHRVLDTQGRVEKFERKYGRRTPRTGSARGES
- the rpmF gene encoding 50S ribosomal protein L32, producing the protein MAVPKRRMSRANTRSRRSNWKAKPPDLVPISVGGAVYRIPRRLVAGVRRGVIDPTRL